AACGCTAGCGGGTAGCATGATACCAATACGTTTACCGGGCAGCTTTTGAATATAGGCGGCCAATAGCAACACACGCATTTTCAGTTGTGAATAGGTTAATATGCCAGAACGTTCATCCGCACAGGCAATCGTCCCCTTCTTTTTTGCACATTGATTAAGAAAGACTTCCGGAATCGTTTGACCTGGAGCTAAATTTACTTCATGCCGAGAAAATTTTTTATTCCATTTCGAAAAATCTTTATCTTCGTTTTGAGTTTGTTCTTTACAGACAATCTGTTTGGATGCCAAAGCCATTAATTTACCGACAGTCGTCAACTCTTTAAAAGGGACGGTATCGACATCAAATTGATCTTTTAAATACACATTCAATTCGGAAATATCTAAAGAATCTAAGCCAAGATCTGAGGACAATGACATCTCTGGATGGATATTCGCAGCCGAAATGTCTGTCATTTCTTGCAATTTGCTTAGAACGCTTTCGCGAATACCCGGTGGAATTGAAGCGATGTTTACATCAGGATCATCGTTGTTATCTTCGACGGTTATTTTAGGATAAACCTCTCCCCACATACTAGTCGAAACAAAAATTAAAGAATCACCAGGATATTCACCCTCTTGCTGCGTTAGTCCATCGGGGCGATTGTACCAATGTTCCAAATAACGATTAAATTCTAAGCGGCTACCGTGAACAGGCATATCTGCCGGAGCAACTTCATATTCAATAATAACTTCACGTCTGGGAGTAAAAAGCAAAAGGTTTTTAAAAACGCTTTTGACTCCATCCATAATGACTTTAAACATATTTGGCGTTTGGCCTGTCAATGCGCGTGAGAAAGAGCTTCCCCACAATCCTTTAACGCGTACAAGGACAATATTAGTATCGGGAGCCGCTTGTAAAATACGATGGACACCCGAATTTCCCCCCAAAATCTCGCGAGCAGTTTGTTTTAAACCGCCTCCGGGATAGATTAAAAAGTTATCTTTTTGATTTAAGCCATCAATCACAGCTTGCAAAGCTTTTTCACTTTTATTGCGCTTTAAACTATTTCCCGAAGTTTCGAAATTGGGAACTGGAATGGCCTTGAAAAAACGCATTAACCAATTGATAGCAGGATTGTAATACATATACTCGATCACCATTGGCCTGATGGAAAATTTTTTCATAATGCCAATAGATGTCAAAACAGGATCGACGAAAACAGCTGGATGGCTCGGCAAGAAGAGAACGCCTCCAGGCTTATTCAGAGTGTTTTCATTCAAATTTTCTAGGCCTTTGTACGTTACTTTATATCTAAACCAAAGGACAAAACGAAAAAAATATACAATTAAAAGCTCGGCAATAAATCGCACAATATATTCTCCATTTTAATGAAGCATGGCTTAATATTTAATCCATGTCTCTTGAATAAAGAGTTGAGTATAAACTTTTTCGAGATTTTCTTCCATAGCTTAGAAAGGTGTCGCTTTCAGGGCAAGAAATGCTGAAAATGGAAAAGCTTTGCCATCAAATTTGATGGCAAAGCCAGAGTAGTGTGGATCGATTACATCACCCCTTTTCTACAGGGAGTCCCCGATGCTGCCAGGCGACTAACCCACCCGCCAAGTTATAAGCCTCGCTTTCTTGCTTATCTACGCTCCAGCAAGCTGCAGCATAAGCAGATCGATGGCCTGACTTGCAATAGAACACAATTTTTTTCGTAGAGGGTACAGATGGAACTTTCTCAGCTTTAAATTGTGAAATCGGCAAAAGAGTCGCATTAGAAATCCTCTCTTCTTGATATTCACACAATTCCCGGACATCCACCAACACAACTTGCGAGTCATCCATCCATTGCTTTAAAGTCTGAGGATCAATTTCTTTAATTTTTTTTGCCATATACGCCCCCTAAACGATTTCCATAATCTCAAAAAAGCAAACAATTCTAGCATTTGTTTCTTTAAATTGCATTATGGCGCATTTGGAGCTATCTGGCAATATTGAATTAAAAAAAAATCTATATCGTTTATTCCGTTTTCTTTACTCTACAAAATTTCTGCAGCCAGTGCCGCCAATTCCGATCTTTCTGTCTTTTCTAGAAACATATTCCCATAAATTTTTTGATCGGCAAACCGACCTACTGCATAGGTCAATCCGTTTGAATCTTTATCCAAATAAGGATGGTCAATTTGTGTAGGATCCCCCGTTAAGATCACTTTAGTACCTTCACCCGCACGAGAAATAATCGTCTTAACTTCGTGTGGAGTTAGGTTTTGGGCTTCATCCACAATGATATACATTTTTGGTAAAGAACGTCCACGAATGTAAGTTACGGCTTCCATCTCAACTTTTTTGCTTTCCGTGACCCAGCGCAGGGTATCGGTTGTTTGCCCTGAAGGAGATTCACACAAAAATTCTAAGTTATCATAAATAGGCTGCATCCAATGAAAGAGCTTTTCTTCTTTTGTCCCCGGCAAATACCCGATATCACGTCCAAGAGGAATTACGGGTCGGCTAACGAGAATCCGTGAATAGATTCCTTCGTCAAAGACCTTCCTTAATCCGCAAGCCAAGGCCAATAGTGTCTTACCTGTTCCCGCTGGCCCCAGTAATGTCACAAGCTTAATATCGTCACGCAACAGCAGGTCCACCGCACAGCGCTGCTCCACATTCCGTGGTTTAATTCCCCACATATTGACAGATTTTAGCAGGGGTTCTACCTGCTTACGTACAGGGTCGTACTTTCCTACAGCCGAAGAATTCTCTGGAGAGGTCATCACAAGATACTCATTCGGATGGCAATCTAAATCGGGCAGCTTGATGAATCCATCTTTGAAAAAGGAATCTACATCATGCTTTGTCACCTCTACTCGTCGGTTTCCCCGGTACATGGTTTGATAAGCATACTTGAGGTTCTCATAATCTTCTGCTTCCAAGCCAATTGCTTCTGCTTTAATGCGAGCGGCAAAATCTTTTGAAACAAAAACAACATTTTCTGAGCGTTCAAATAGCAGATAAGCTGCCATAATGATTTTGTTATCTGTTGTAGATAAAGAAAAGTCTCCCTTATAATCTTTTTTAATCTCAAGCGCAATGCGCACGTCGGAATCATTAGATAAAGAGATTCCATTATGTAAATCACCCTTTCCTTCGGATGCTAAAGAATCTAGAAAACGAAAAAAAGCCCGCGAATTCTTTCCTAAATCATTAGGTAAGCGTTTCATTTTGTCGAGTTCTTCTAAAACAGCTACTGGAATGACAACACGATTACGAGGAAATTTAATAATCGCTTCAGGATCATGCAGGATCACGTTAGTATCAAGTACAAATGTTTTTTTCACTAGAACCTCCTTTACCGAACTTTTCAAAGGGGACGCAATTTAGTATGGTGAACCTATGAGCCGAAGCTTACGAAAGAAAGAAAAAAAGTGCGAAACAAAAATGCATGTTGAGAGATCTATTTTTGAACAATTCAGCAATCAACCCCATCGACTGCTAATTTAGTTTGACGAGAAATCCCCTCTCGAGCTAAGATTGAAACTTCAAGTAGATAAAGAAGTTAAAGGAGCTTTATGAAAATAACAGATAAAATTTTAAGCATCCCTCCTCATATTTCAACGACTTGGGCTAACATTTCCTCTCTACAAATGAAGGGACTTCTCTTAGTAGTCACTCTAATGGGAGGCGAAAGCGTCAATATACCAGGCTTATCTCTAGAAATTATTGAGAAAATCTTTTCTACCCATGCAACTTTCTTAGAACAAGAAACCCTTGCCCCCTCCTCCACATCTCACTTACTGTCTTCTAAAGGAACAGTGAGTGAAATTGAACTTCCTTTTCGGATGGGTTTCTCAACATTAGATGGGATAGGAACAGCCTTACAGCACAATCCAGCTCACGCTGACGCCCCTGACCTCCCTGAAGAAATTCTCGGAAAAATTGGAGCTATTGCTAAAATTATTTCTCCCGAAACTGAAGGCGATATTCCGAAACCGGAACCGCATTGCAATTGCATGCATTGCCAAATCGCAAGAACGATTCATCAAAACCTAACTGATGAAGAAGACTATGAAGAAATCGAGAACATTGAAGAGAATGCGGTAGAAGACGTTTCTGAAGAAGATCTACGTTTTTCCGACTGGGATATCACGCAAACTGGCGATAAGCTATTTTCTGTGGTTAAACGCCTAGACCCGGCAGAGAAATATAGTGTTTATCTCGGTCACCCAGTAGGGTGCACCTGTGGCCACACAGGCTGCGAACACATCTTAGCCGTTTTAAAAAGCTAAATGCATACAAGGAAGAATTCAAAAGGTTCTTCCTTTTTAAGACTCTTCTTAGAGTAAATTTAACCTAATTTTTTCTTCATCTCTTCTAAAGAAATCGTTCCCTTTGCTGCATTTTTTAAAGCAAGCTTTGCTTTACGAATATCTTCAGCATTTTCCAGAGCTTCCAAAATTTCTAAATCCTCAATTGGCACTATAGCAACCTGCCTCTTGTGATTAGTAAGAAGAATACGTTATTGTTTTTAGCTAACGCCTCCAAAAATATTCCTAAGTCCTTTCTCACTTGAGCAACGAAAACCCTTCTCATGTTTACTAAGCATTCACACCGCAATCTCAACACTTCCCATATTAAATATTAACTCATTGGTTTAAGTATTTTTAGCCTTTTTAACTTTCAATTTTTAAATTTTACAGTTCTTTGGAATCCATGATAAAGATAAATAAAAAGAGTCAAATTTTAGACTTCAAAAGACCCATTTAGCTGATCCTTTTCTTGTATTAAAACCCTTAAAAGACATAACATCTACTTATCCACTGTCATCATTACCCTGGAGCAGATCATGTCCAAAATCTCCACAACCCTTCTTCTTTTTTGTTCAACTTTAATTGGAACTATCCCTTCTCCCTTAATGGCCGCAAATCCACCTGGACTTTCCACAAATGCATTTCCGGCTTTTACTGGAAAGGTGATTCGCAATAAAGTCAGAATTCGACTTGAACCTTCCATGGAAAGCATGATTTTAAAAGAAATCGTCAACGGAGATATGGTTGTTGTAACGGGTGAAACAGACGAGTTTTACGCCATTCTGCCTCCTGAAGAAACAAAAGCCTACATTTTTCGCACATTCGTGCTAGACGACATTGTTGAAGGGCATAAAGTAAACGTGCGCCTATCCCCCTCACTTGAATCCCCTGTAATTGCGCAATTGAATACGGGAGATCGGGTAAACGGATCTGTGAGTACATCAAACGCAAAATGGTTGGAAATCACACCTCCAAATCATGTACGGTTCTACATTGCCAAAGATTATATTGAAAAAATTGGCCCCCCCGATTTAATGGCTAAAATCGAAAAAAGAAAGCAAGAAGCCTGCTCCACTTTCAGCCAAACGACATTAGCTCTCCAAACAGAGCTCCAAAAACCGTTCGAAAATATGCATGTCGACCATTTGTTTCAAAGCTTGAATCAAATGGCTAAAGAATACACCGATTTACCAGATGTTTCGGCGCAAGCAAAAGATTTCTTAAAGCACAGCCAAGAAATTTATCTGCATAAAAAAATCGCGTATCTAGAAAACAAAACACAAGACCATTCTCAGAATTGGCAGGCAAAGCATTATGAATTGACTTCTGAATTAGAAGAAAAACAGAACAAGCTCGCTCAACTCGAAAAAGAATTAGCTGCAAAAGCACAAGCCCAACAAAGTCATGTCGCGACTCCAACGACGCCCCCTAAAGCTAAAACCCCTTCTTTGCAATGGGCATCCATTGAGCAACAGCGTTTCGAAGAATGGATTGCTAAGCGTGGCGGAGAAGGAACTTTTGATGAATTTTATGAAGAACAAGAAGTCAATCACACAGTGTTAACAGGAATTATTGAACCATATTCCCGCCCTGTTAAAAATAAACCGGGTGATTTTGTTTTAATTAACCAAGTCACACATTTACCCATTGCTTATCTGTATACAACAATCGGCTCAATTCAAGACAAGATAGGGCAACCTGTGACGATTCATGCCTCTCCAAGGCCCAATCATCACTTTGCTTATCCGGCTTATTATATCTTGTCGTTTGAATAGATTTTAAACTATTAAATTTAATAAATATGAAAGAAAAATTTTACACTTCAATCGTTTCGTTTTTTTGCCTAGTTGTTGTCGTGACCAGCTTACTATCTGCGAAGCTATTTCCAGCACCTTTCAGTTCCAATTTTTATTTGCCTGTTGGGATGCTCTGCTATCCTTTTACATTTTTAGCTGGCAACATTGTCACTGAAATTTATGGGTCTCGTCACGCAAGCTTTATGATTTACCTGGGATTTGGATTAGCTCTTATTACCCATTTTTTTATTGACTTTGCGATATCCCTCCCCTCTTCAAATCCCGAAATCCAGGTCGCCTTCAAAGCTGCTTTTGGGTTAAATGGAATCACCATTTATGGCTCTATGTTAGCATTCATTATCTCACAAACTCTTGAGATTAAGCTTTTCTTGTTCATAA
Above is a window of Parachlamydia acanthamoebae DNA encoding:
- a CDS encoding rhodanese-like domain-containing protein translates to MAKKIKEIDPQTLKQWMDDSQVVLVDVRELCEYQEERISNATLLPISQFKAEKVPSVPSTKKIVFYCKSGHRSAYAAACWSVDKQESEAYNLAGGLVAWQHRGLPVEKG
- a CDS encoding PhoH family protein, whose translation is MKKTFVLDTNVILHDPEAIIKFPRNRVVIPVAVLEELDKMKRLPNDLGKNSRAFFRFLDSLASEGKGDLHNGISLSNDSDVRIALEIKKDYKGDFSLSTTDNKIIMAAYLLFERSENVVFVSKDFAARIKAEAIGLEAEDYENLKYAYQTMYRGNRRVEVTKHDVDSFFKDGFIKLPDLDCHPNEYLVMTSPENSSAVGKYDPVRKQVEPLLKSVNMWGIKPRNVEQRCAVDLLLRDDIKLVTLLGPAGTGKTLLALACGLRKVFDEGIYSRILVSRPVIPLGRDIGYLPGTKEEKLFHWMQPIYDNLEFLCESPSGQTTDTLRWVTESKKVEMEAVTYIRGRSLPKMYIIVDEAQNLTPHEVKTIISRAGEGTKVILTGDPTQIDHPYLDKDSNGLTYAVGRFADQKIYGNMFLEKTERSELAALAAEIL
- a CDS encoding SH3 domain-containing protein, whose protein sequence is MSKISTTLLLFCSTLIGTIPSPLMAANPPGLSTNAFPAFTGKVIRNKVRIRLEPSMESMILKEIVNGDMVVVTGETDEFYAILPPEETKAYIFRTFVLDDIVEGHKVNVRLSPSLESPVIAQLNTGDRVNGSVSTSNAKWLEITPPNHVRFYIAKDYIEKIGPPDLMAKIEKRKQEACSTFSQTTLALQTELQKPFENMHVDHLFQSLNQMAKEYTDLPDVSAQAKDFLKHSQEIYLHKKIAYLENKTQDHSQNWQAKHYELTSELEEKQNKLAQLEKELAAKAQAQQSHVATPTTPPKAKTPSLQWASIEQQRFEEWIAKRGGEGTFDEFYEEQEVNHTVLTGIIEPYSRPVKNKPGDFVLINQVTHLPIAYLYTTIGSIQDKIGQPVTIHASPRPNHHFAYPAYYILSFE
- a CDS encoding queuosine precursor transporter, whose product is MKEKFYTSIVSFFCLVVVVTSLLSAKLFPAPFSSNFYLPVGMLCYPFTFLAGNIVTEIYGSRHASFMIYLGFGLALITHFFIDFAISLPSSNPEIQVAFKAAFGLNGITIYGSMLAFIISQTLEIKLFLFIKKLTNGKYLWLRNNGAIVVSQFIDTFIANWILLYLGMKLDLEQTIHIILACYVYKLILSFCGTPLFYGFVYLLKNNIGQPDSKPIVVDA